The following are encoded together in the Adhaeribacter arboris genome:
- a CDS encoding type I restriction endonuclease subunit R: protein MNQNPEQKARDEIDKLLTASGWIIQDKKKVNLSAGIGIAIREYQTDVGPADYVLFVDKKPVGIIEAKREEEGVKLTVHEDQSVDYATAKLKYINNGPLPFVYESTGEVTRFTDYRDPKPRSRPVFTFHRPETFQKWIKESKTLRGRFHDIPGLPTDGLRDCQIQAITNLEKSFRENRPKALIQMATGSGKTFTAITFIYRLLKFAKAKRILFLVDTKNLGEQAEQEFKRYEPQDDNRLFPELYGVTRLSSAFVPTDSEVYISTIQRLYSILKGTPLDERDEEENPNEGKWQPKEPLPVVYNEKIPMEFFDFVVIDECHRSIYNLWKQVLDYFDAFQIGLTATPDNRTFGYFNQNLVCDYGYQKAVEDGVLVPYNVFEIVTKITQQGAKIDLGEYVGTREKLTRKQFWNTLDEEVEYRAQQLDEKVVNPNQIRLIAKADKDNLPAMFPDRIGPDGKFEVPKMLIFAKSDSHADDIINIVREEFAEENKFCKKITYRSEDPKTVLQQFRNSYYPRVAVTVDMIATGTDIRPLEVLLFMRDVKSRSYYEQMKGRGTRTCSLEELKATGTPAAKYTKDHFVIIDAIGVEKSRKTDSRPLEKKPGLSLKEVLEGIAMGNKDEAMLTTLANRLIRLDKQINEKEKLAFAEKAGGLTLNQVVKQLLHAYDPDTLENERLQALAQNPGAAPDVIEAQVKEQHEQIIEQATAVFNDYDLRNYVIDVRKKYDQVIDHINPDELVNIGWVKDNQAEAENLVQDFRTWIETHQTEITALQLFYGQPYGRRELTYKMMKDLVETIKAARPNLAPLNIWRAYEQLEKVNGQPKNELMALVALIRKVSGLDETLTAYDKTVDRNFQEWVFKKQAGTLKFTETQMQWLRMIKDYVANSFRLERDDFDLSPFNAHGGLGKMWQLFGDQTDEIINELNEELAA from the coding sequence ATGAACCAAAATCCCGAACAGAAAGCCCGTGACGAGATTGATAAATTACTTACTGCTAGTGGCTGGATCATACAGGATAAAAAGAAAGTAAATTTAAGCGCCGGCATTGGTATTGCGATTCGGGAATACCAAACCGATGTGGGACCGGCGGATTACGTGTTGTTCGTGGATAAGAAGCCAGTAGGTATTATTGAAGCCAAACGCGAAGAAGAAGGCGTCAAGCTGACGGTACACGAAGACCAGTCCGTTGATTATGCTACGGCTAAGCTCAAATACATTAACAATGGTCCTTTGCCGTTCGTGTATGAGAGTACCGGTGAAGTTACCCGCTTTACCGATTACCGCGATCCCAAACCTCGCTCCCGGCCGGTGTTTACTTTCCATCGGCCCGAGACTTTTCAGAAATGGATAAAGGAAAGTAAAACCTTACGAGGTCGGTTTCATGATATTCCGGGACTACCTACCGATGGCTTACGCGATTGCCAGATTCAAGCCATCACCAACCTGGAGAAATCTTTCCGGGAAAACCGGCCCAAAGCCCTCATTCAAATGGCGACGGGTTCGGGTAAAACGTTTACGGCTATTACTTTTATTTACCGCCTGCTCAAATTTGCCAAAGCCAAGCGCATTTTGTTCCTGGTAGATACCAAAAACTTGGGCGAACAGGCCGAGCAGGAATTTAAGCGCTACGAACCACAGGACGACAACCGGCTTTTCCCGGAACTCTACGGCGTTACCCGCCTGAGCAGTGCCTTTGTGCCCACCGACAGCGAAGTGTACATCAGCACCATCCAGCGCTTGTATTCTATTTTAAAAGGCACCCCTTTAGACGAACGCGACGAAGAAGAAAACCCGAACGAAGGTAAGTGGCAGCCCAAGGAACCTTTACCGGTGGTGTATAATGAAAAAATACCCATGGAGTTTTTCGACTTCGTGGTGATTGATGAATGCCACCGCAGCATTTACAACCTCTGGAAACAGGTGCTCGATTATTTCGATGCCTTCCAGATTGGTTTAACCGCTACGCCCGATAATCGGACCTTTGGTTATTTTAACCAGAACTTAGTTTGCGATTACGGCTACCAGAAAGCGGTGGAAGACGGTGTACTGGTGCCTTACAATGTTTTCGAGATTGTCACTAAAATTACCCAGCAAGGGGCTAAGATAGATTTAGGCGAATACGTAGGCACCCGCGAAAAACTCACCCGCAAACAGTTCTGGAATACCCTGGACGAAGAAGTGGAATACCGGGCCCAGCAACTCGACGAGAAAGTAGTAAACCCGAACCAAATCCGGCTCATTGCTAAAGCCGATAAAGATAATTTACCGGCAATGTTCCCCGACCGGATTGGACCGGATGGCAAGTTTGAAGTACCTAAAATGCTCATTTTTGCCAAAAGCGACAGCCACGCCGACGACATTATAAATATTGTGCGGGAAGAATTTGCCGAAGAAAACAAGTTCTGCAAAAAGATAACCTACCGCAGCGAAGACCCCAAAACCGTGTTGCAGCAGTTCCGCAACAGTTATTACCCGCGCGTGGCCGTTACCGTAGATATGATTGCCACCGGTACCGACATCCGGCCGCTGGAAGTGCTGCTGTTTATGCGCGATGTAAAAAGCCGCAGCTATTACGAGCAAATGAAAGGCCGCGGCACCCGCACCTGTAGTTTAGAAGAACTCAAAGCTACCGGCACCCCGGCCGCTAAATACACCAAAGACCATTTTGTGATTATAGATGCCATTGGGGTAGAGAAAAGCCGGAAAACCGACAGCCGCCCGTTGGAGAAAAAGCCGGGCCTCTCGCTGAAAGAAGTACTGGAAGGCATTGCCATGGGCAACAAAGACGAAGCCATGCTCACCACGCTGGCCAACCGCCTCATCCGGCTCGATAAACAGATAAACGAAAAAGAAAAACTCGCCTTTGCCGAAAAAGCCGGCGGACTTACCCTAAACCAGGTGGTAAAGCAACTGCTGCACGCCTACGACCCGGACACGCTGGAAAACGAACGATTACAGGCACTGGCGCAAAACCCCGGTGCTGCCCCCGATGTAATTGAAGCCCAGGTAAAGGAACAACACGAACAAATTATTGAGCAGGCTACGGCCGTGTTTAACGATTACGACCTGAGGAATTATGTGATTGATGTCCGCAAAAAGTACGACCAGGTAATTGACCACATTAACCCCGATGAGCTGGTAAATATTGGCTGGGTAAAAGACAACCAAGCCGAAGCCGAAAACCTGGTGCAGGATTTCCGGACCTGGATAGAAACCCACCAAACCGAAATTACGGCTTTGCAGTTATTTTACGGACAACCCTACGGGCGGAGGGAACTCACTTATAAAATGATGAAGGATTTGGTGGAAACAATTAAAGCTGCAAGACCTAACTTAGCGCCTTTAAACATCTGGCGGGCTTACGAACAACTGGAAAAAGTAAATGGCCAGCCCAAAAACGAACTCATGGCTCTGGTGGCGCTCATCCGGAAAGTAAGCGGACTCGACGAAACCCTGACGGCCTACGACAAAACCGTGGACCGTAACTTTCAGGAATGGGTATTTAAAAAGCAGGCCGGTACCCTCAAGTTTACCGAAACCCAGATGCAATGGCTCCGGATGATAAAAGACTACGTAGCCAACAGTTTCCGGCTGGAGCGCGACGATTTTGATTTAAGCCCCTTTAATGCTCACGGGGGTTTGGGTAAAATGTGGCAACTGTTCGGTGATCAGACCGATGAAATTATAAATGAATTAAACGAGGAGTTAGCGGCGTAG